In Paenibacillus dendritiformis, the DNA window TGAGGTCCTTGAGCACCTTGAACGCCCCGAGGTCCTTGCGTGCCTTGAGGTCCTTGGAAGCCTTGAACGCCTCGAGGTCCTTGCGGTCCTTGAACGCCCTGAACGCCCTGTCCTTGAGGTCCTTGAGCACCTTGAGGTCCTTGAGCACCTTGAGGTCCTTGAGGCCCTTGAGGTCCTGTCGGCCCAACTGCTCCACCTGTCCGCGCAGCCTCCAAATGAGTATTAATTGGATCGGCTACTACACTAACCACCCCGGCGTTGGGTACAAGAAATACCCTCAAAGTGTCGCCCGGATTGAAATTCATTTGAGCGGTGAAGTTTACTGTGAAAGGCAGGCCAGGTGGATTCGCATTTGGAACGAATATCTTTCCTGAGTTGTTAGGCCCCTCCAATACGAGTACGATGAAGTCCACAAGAGGGTCCGCCACAAGCAAAAGGCTGACGCTAATCGTATACACGCCACCCTCGCTGGCGACGAAGGTAGAAGTCGCTGGGTTGTACTCCCCGTTCATATCATATTCAACGGTTTGAAAGAATACATTGAACGGCCCTGGTTGTGTAATAAATTGATTTGCACTCGATCGAGCTCTAAATGCGGATTCGGCCAACTGGATGTCACCTCCGTCTATTGATTCAGCTCCACTCTCAAAAAATTTAAGATAGTGAAGCCTTTAATATAGTATGTGGTAATGCGCGGCGAGCCTCGGCTTTTGCAGAGGTGGAACCGCATATTGGTGAATTGGCCGCAAACTTTATTGGCCGAGTAACCTGTTTTTAACGATAAAAATAAGCGGAACGAGCTTTGGGGAAGCGCTCGTTACAATGTATGGAAAAATAATCTGTACTAAAGAAGCCTGGGGAGGAAATCGTGCTGTTCCTCGACGGAGACATGGTCATTTCGACTACAATCCGCAAGGATGTGGCGGGGAGCGACTATTGGCCTGATTTTAGTTAAAAATCGGGGGAGGGCTCCGTTCGCATACCCATACGGCAGCGCCAGCTTTGGCAAGGAAAGCGAGGAACAGGGGAAAAGGCCAATCCGCCGCAATTACGATTCATTTGTTGCCAGTTGGGGTTCGCACTGTTTTATTTAGCCGGCACTATGAGGAGGATGACGGGGGAGGAGACGGGTCGGGATCCGAAAATCCCGCCCGGCGATATCATTCACGCGCATCCGGGGGTTTGCCTATCGGGAAAGGGGCTGTTATCGACATCAATTGGCTTCTCGAAGAAACCAAGACTTCGCCAATTCACCCTCAAAAAAAGCCGTCTCCCAAGCGGAAGCCGGCTCTTTGCTTTTATCGCAATGGGGGGACCGTCGATTCATCGTGCAGGAACAGTCTGCTTGGTCCCGATATACAGCGTATCTTTCTCGGACAAACCGTACAGGTTTGCTTCCTCGATACCGTATTTTTCCGCCAAATTAAATAAAACGACATGAAACCCGGCCGCTTCCAATCGGGCAACGAACCCTTTCCGATTATAAATGCGTACATGATCGTCTTGGCCGAAGTATTCTCTTCTTGCCTGTGGCGAGGTCACCGCTGGGTCCTCCAGAATCTCCTCGAAGTTCAAAGCGATGGGCACTTGCAGAATGCTCCAGCCGTTCGGTTTCAATACGCGGTAGATTTCGCCCATCGCTTTGTGATCTTCGGTAATATGTTCCAGCACATGGCTGCAGATAACAGCATCGAATGTTTCGTCAGCGTAAGGCAGAGCCGTTAAGTCCACCCGTTCCATTTCCGAATCCTGAGGCATTAAATCGCCGCATAT includes these proteins:
- a CDS encoding methyltransferase domain-containing protein, encoding MVDHLKNQAPYYCPYCNNTIVCFRPWPDIYDFPKCEYEMWNKQTAMCPVCSSFDRERLYKFYIERETDLLLRPQKLLHIAPERKLREWLKGYPNISYICGDLMPQDSEMERVDLTALPYADETFDAVICSHVLEHITEDHKAMGEIYRVLKPNGWSILQVPIALNFEEILEDPAVTSPQARREYFGQDDHVRIYNRKGFVARLEAAGFHVVLFNLAEKYGIEEANLYGLSEKDTLYIGTKQTVPAR